In Felis catus isolate Fca126 chromosome A3, F.catus_Fca126_mat1.0, whole genome shotgun sequence, a single genomic region encodes these proteins:
- the RANBP2 gene encoding E3 SUMO-protein ligase RanBP2 isoform X3, with translation MRRSKADVERYIASVQSSVPSPREKSMKGFYFAKLYYEVKEYDLAKKYISTYINVQERDPKAHRFLGLLYEVEENIDKAVECYKRSVELNPTQKDLVLKIAELLCKNDVTDGRAKYWVERAAKLFPGSPAIYKLKEQLLDCKGEDGWNKLFDLIQSELYARPDDVYVNIRLVELYRSNKRLKDAVAHCHEAEKNITLRSSLQWNSCVVQTLKEYMESSQCLESDKSSWQSASKDLLLAYANLMLLTLSTRDVQESRELLESFDSALQSVKSCVGGNDELSTTFLEVKGHFYMHAGSLLLKMGQHSDLQWRALSELAALCYLIAFQVPRPKIKLIKGEVGQNLLEMMAYDRLSQSGHMLLNLSRDKQDFLKEVVESFANKSGQSALYDALFCNQSPKDRSFLGKDDIGNIAVQAPEPDDLARYDVGAIRAHNGSLQHLTWLGLQWNSLPTLPAIRKWLKQLFHHLPQETSRLETNAPESICVLDLEVFLLGVIYTSHLQIKEKYNSHHSFYQPLCLPLPVCKQLCTERQKCWWDAVCNLIHRKAIPGTSAKLRLVVQHDINTLRGQEKHGLQPALLIHWARCLQKTGSGLNSFYDQREYIGRSVHYWKKVLPMLKTIKKKSSIPEPTDPLFRHFHSADIQASEVGEYEEEANITFAILDVVNGNIEDAITAFESIKNVVSYWNLALIFHRRAEDIENDALSPEEQEECKNYLRKTRDYLIKILDDSDSNLSVTRKLPVPLESVKEMLNSVMQELDDYSEGGLLYKNGSSRNVDSEVKHSTPSPTKYSLSPSKSYKYSPKTPPRWAEDQNSLLKMICQQVEAIKKEMQELKLNSSNSGSPHRWPTENYGPDSVPDGYQGSQTFHGAPLTVATTGPSVYYSQSPAYNSQYLLRPAANVTPTKGPVYGMNRLPPQQHIYAYSQQMHTPPVQSSSACMFSQEMYGPPLRFESPATGILSPRGDDYFNYNVQQTSTNPPLPEPGYFTKPPVAAHASRSAESKVIEFGKTNFVQPVPGEGIRPSLTAPAHTTQPTPFKFNSNFKSNDGDFTFSSPQVVTQPPSTAYNNNESLLGLLTSDKPLQGDSYSGPKASQTIGPRNTFNFGSKNVPGISFTENMGPNQQKNSGFRRSDDMFTFHGPGKSVFGTPVPELANKSHETDGGSAHGDDDDDGPHFEPVVPLPDKIEVKTGEEDEEEFFCNRAKLFRFDAESKEWKERGIGNVKILRHKTSGKIRLLMRREQVLKICANHYISPDMKLTPNAGSDRSFVWHALDYADELPKPEQLAIRFKTPEEAALFKCKFEEAQSILKALGANVASTTNQSLRITKEPTSHDNKDICKSDAGNMNFEFQMAKKEGSWWHCNSCSLKNAATAKKCVSCQNLNPNRKDFLGPPLVETVSALTTGPENTPDRFAPMTPKKEGHWDCSICLVRNEPTISRCIACQNAKSANKSGSSFVQQASFKFGQGDLSKSVNSDFRSAFSTKEGQWDCSVCFVQNEGSSTKCTACQNPRKQSLPTSSVPASASFKFGTSETSKTPKSGFEDMFAKKEGQWDCNFCLVRNEANATVCVACQNPGKPSQPTSAVPAPASFKFSTSETSKAPKSGFEGMFTKKEGQWDCSVCSVQNESSSLKCVACNSSKPTHKHIAEAPSAFTLGSKTKLNDSSGSQVGTGFKSNFSEKAFKFGTTEQGFKFGHVDQESTPSFTFQGSSNTDPKSTKEGFSFSVPVSADGFKFGIQEPGNQEKKNEKPLENDTGVQAQDISNQKNGNGVIFGQTGSTFTFADLAKSTSGEGFQFGKKDPNFKGFSGAGEKLFSSQSSKMADKADTSADLEKDDDAYRTEDSDDIHFEPVVQMPEKVELVTGEEDEKVLYSQRVKLFRFDAEISQWKERGLGNLKILKNEVNGKLRMLMRREQVLKVCANHWITTTMNLKPLSGSDRAWMWLASDFSDGDAKLEQLAAKFKTPELAEEFKQKFEECQRLLLDIPLQTPHKLVDTGRAAKLIQRAEEMKSGLKDFKTFLTNDQTKVTDGENESSDGGAASASDTTNKPNPENTGPTLEWDNYDLREDALDDSVSSSSVHASPLASSPVRKNLFRFGESTTGFNFSFKSALSPSKSPAKLNQSGTSVGTDEESDVTQEEERDGQYFEPVVPLPDLVEVSSGEENEQVVFSHRAKLYRYDKDVGQWKERGIGDIKILQNYDNKQVRIVMRRDQVLKLCANHRITPDMTLQNMKGTERVWVWTACDFADGERKVEHLAVRFKLQDVADSFKKIFDEAKIAQEKDSLITPHVSRSTTPRESPCGKIAVAVLEETTRERTDLIQGDDTADATSEVGEASSTSETTTKAVVSPPKFVFGSESVKSIFSSEKSKPFAFGNSSATGSLFGFSFNAPLKNNSSDASSVVQSESERKVEPNCEETKNSDSKQSSDGKVKNLFAAFPKEESSTNYTFKTPEKGFNFSLFKSNPMAFWTSIPSSQPENKAKEKEKPEDSPSDDDVLIVYELTPTPEQKALASKLKLPPTFFCYKNKPDYISEEEEDDEDFETAVKKLNGKLYLDDSEKCRPLEEKLAEIPK, from the exons aagtcaaTGAAGGGATTCTATTTTGCAAAGTTGTACTATGAAGTAAAAGAATACGATCTTGCTAAAAA atatatatctacatatattaaTGTGCAAGAAAGGGATCCCAAAGCTCACAGATTTCTTGGTCTTCTTTATGAAGTTGAGGAAAATATAGACAAGGCTGTTGAATGTTATAAG CGTTCAGTGGAATTAAACCCAACACAAAAAGATCTTGTGTTGAAGATTGCAGAATTGCTTTGTAAAAATGATGTTACTGATGGAAGAGCAAAATATTGGGTTGAAAGAGCAGCTAAACTTTTCCCAGGAAGTCCTGCAATTTATAAACTAAAg gaacaGCTTTTAGATTGCAAAGGTGAAGATGGATGGAATAAACTTTTTGATTTGATTCAGTCAGAACTTTATGCAAGACCTGATGATGTCTATGTAAACATCCGACTAGTAGAGCTATATCGCTCAAATAAAAGATTGAAGGATGCTGTGGCCCACTGCCATGAGGCAGAGAAAAATATAACTTTGCGTTCAAGTTTACAATGGAATTCATGTGTTGTACAGACCCTTAAG GAATATATGGAATCTTCACAGTGTTTGGAGTCTGATAAAAGTAGCTGGCAAAGTGCCAGTAAAGATCTACTTCTGGCCTATGCTAACCTTATGCTTCTTACGCTCTCTACCAGAGATGTGCAAGAAAGTAGAGAATTATTGGAAAG TTTTGATAGTGCTCTTCAGTCTGTGAAATCTTGTGTGGGTGGAAATGATGAACTCTCGACTACTTTCTTAGAAGTAAAAGGGCATTTCTACATGCATGCTGGTTCTCTGCTTTTGAAGATGGGTCAGCATAGTGATCTGCAATGGCGAGCTCTCTCTGAACTGGCTGCATTGTGCTATCTTATAGCGTTTCAG GTTCCAAGACCaaagattaaattaataaaaggagAAGTTGGACAAAATCTACTGGAAATGATGGCCTATGATCGTCTGAGCCAGTCAG gaCACATGCTGCTAAACTTAAGTCGTGACaagcaagattttttaaaagaggttgTAGAATCCTTTGCCAATAAAAGTGGGCAGTCTGCTTTGTATGATGCTCTGTTTTGTAATCAGTCACCTAAGGATAGATCTTTCCTTGGTAAAGATGATATTGGAAACATTGCTGTGCAAGCACCAGAGCCTGATGATTTGGCTAGATATGATGTTG gtgCCATTAGAGCACATAATGGTAGTCTTCAGCACCTTACCTGGCTTGGCTTACAGTGGAATTCACTGCCCACCTTACCTGCAATTCGAAAATGGCTAAAGCAGCTGTTTCATCATTTGCCCCAGGAAACTTCAAGGCTTGAAACAAATGCACCCGAATCAATATGTGTTTTAGATCTTGAA GTATTTCTACTTGGGGTGATATATACCAGCCACTTACAAATAAAGGAGAAGTATAATTCTCACCATAGCTTCTATCAGCCTCTATGCTTGCCACTTCCTGTGTGTAAGCAGCTTtgtacagaaagacaaaaatgttggTGGGATGCAGTCTGTAATCTAATTCACAGAAAAGCAAT aCCTGGAACCTCAGCAAAATTGCGACTTGTTGTTCAGCATGACATAAACACTCTAAGGGGCCAGGAAAAACATGGCCTTCAGCCTGCCCTGCTTATACATTGGGCAAGATGCCTTCAGAAAACG GGCAGTGgtcttaattctttttatgaTCAACGGGAATACATAGGCAGAAGTGTTCATTATTGGAAGAAGGTTTTGCCAATGTTGAAGACAATCAAAAAGAAGAGCAGTATTCCTGAACCTACAGACCCTTTGTTTAGACATTTTCATAGTGCAGACATTCAG GCATCTGAAGTTGGTGAATACGAGGAAGAAGCAAACATAACATTTGCTATATTGGATGTAGTTAATGGAAATATAGAAGATGCTATCACTGCTTTTGAATCTATAAAAAACGTTGTTTCTTACTGGAATCTTGCACTG ATTTTTCACAGAAGAGCAGAAGACATCGAAAATGATGCCCTTTCTCCTGAAGAACAAGAAGAATGCAAAAATTATCTGAGAAAGACCAGGGACTACCTAATAAAGATTTTAGATGACAGTGATTCCAATCTTTCAGTGACCAGGAAG ttgCCTGTGCCGCTGGAGTCTGTAAAAGAGATGCTTAACTCAGTCATGCAGGAACTTGATGATTATAGTGAAGGAGGCCTGCTTTATAAAAATGGTTCTTCTCGAAATGTAGATTCAGAAGTAAAACATTCTACACCATCTCCCACCAAATATTCTTTATCACCAAGTAAAAGTTACAAG tATTCTCCCAAAACACCACCTCGATGGGCAGAAGATCAAAATTCTTTATTGAAAATGATCTGCCAGCAAGTAGAGGCCATTAAG AAAGAAATGCAGGAGTTGAAACTAAATAGCAGTAACTCAGGGTCCCCTCATCGTTGGCCTACAGAGAATTATGGACCAGATTCAGTGCCTGATGGATATCAGGGATCACAGACTTTTCATGGGGCTCCACTAACAG ttgcaaCTACTGGCCCTTCAGTATATTATAGTCAGTCACCAGCATATAATTCCCAGTATCTTCTCAGACCAGCAGCTAATGTTACTCCCACAAAG ggtcCAGTTTATGGCATGAATAGGCTTCCACCTCAACAACACATATATGCCTATTCCCAACAGATGCACACACCACCAGTCCAAAGCTCATCCGCTTGTATGTTCTCTCAAGAGATGTATGGTCCTCCGTTGCGTTTTGAGTCTCCTGCAACAGGAATTCTATCACCCAGGGGTGATGATTACTTTAATTACAATGTTCAACAAACAAGCACAAATCCACCTTTGCCAGAACCAGGTTATTTCACAAAACCCCCAGTTGCAGCTCATGCTTCAAGATCTGCAGAATCTAAGGTTATAGAATTTGGAAAAACTAATTTTGTTCAGCCTGTGCCAGGTGAAGGAATAAGACCATCTTTGACAGCACCCGCACATACAACACAGCCAACTCCTTTTAAATTTAACTCAAATTTCAAGTCAAATGATGGTGACTTTACTTTTTCTTCACCCCAGGTTGTGACACAGCCCCCTTCTACAGCttacaataataatgaaagtcTTTTAGGTCTCCTAACTTCAGATAAACCTTTGCAAGGAGACAGCTACAGTGGACCAAAAGCTAGTCAAACCATTGGACCTCGAAATACGTTCAATTTTGGAAGTAAAAATGTGCCTGGAATTTCATTTACTGAAAACATGGGTCCAAATCAGCAAAAAAATTCTGGTTTTCGTCGAAGTGATGACATGTTTACTTTCCACGGTCCAGGGAAATCAGTATTTGGAACACCTGTGCCAGAGCTGGCCAACAAGAGTCATGAAACAGATGGAGGAAGTGCccatggtgatgatgatgatgacggcCCTCACTTTGAGCCTGTGGTACCTCTTCCTGATAAGATTGAAGTAAAAACTGGtgaggaagatgaagaagaattCTTTTGCAACCGTGCAAAATTATTTCGTTTTgatgcagaatccaaagaatGGAAGGAACGTGGAATTGGCAATGTAAAAATCCTAAGACATAAAACATCTGGTAAAATTCGCCTTCTAATGAGACGAGAGCAAGTACTGAAAATCTGTGCAAATCATTACATCAGTCCAGATATGAAACTGACGCCAAATGCTGGCTCCGACAGATCTTTTGTGTGGCATGCTCTTGATTATGCAGATGAGTTGCCCAAGCCAGAACAACTTGCTATTAGATTCAAAACTCCTGAGGAAGCAGCACTTTTTAAGTGCAAATTTGAAGAGGCCCAGAGCATTTTAAAAGCCTTAGGAGCAAATGTAGCCTCAACCACAAATCAGTCTCTGAGAATTACAAAAGAACCCACAAGTCATGATaacaaagatatttgcaaatctgaTGCTGGAAAcatgaattttgaatttcaaatggCAAAGAAAGAAGGGTCTTGGTGGCATTGTAATAGCTGCTCATTAAAGAATGCTGCGACTGCTAAGAAATGTGTGTCATGCCAGAATCTAAACCCAAACAGGAAAGATTTCCTTGGTCCGCCATTAGTTGAAACTGTTTCTGCTCTTACAACTGGCCCAGAAAATACTCCAGATAGATTTGCACCGATGACTCCAAAGAAAGAAGGTCACTGGGATTGTAGCATTTGCTTAGTAAGAAATGAACCTACTATATCTAGGTGCATTGCATGCCAGAATGCAAAGTCTGCCAACAAAAGTGGATCTTCATTTGTTCAGCAAGCTTCCTTTAAATTTGGCCAAGGAGATCTTTCAAAGTCTGTTAACAGTGATTTCAGGTCTGCTTTTTCTACGAAGGAAGGACAGTGGGATTGCAGTGTGTGCTTTGTGCAAAATGAAGGAAGTTCTACAAAGTGTACTGCTTGTCAGAATCCAAGAAAACAGAGTTTACCTACGTCTTCTGTTCCAGCATCTGCTTCTTTTAAGTTTGGAACTTCAGAGACAAGTAAAACCCCGAAGAGTGGATTTGAGGACATGTTTGCTAAGAAGGAAGGACAGTGGGATTGCAATTTCTGCTTAGTACGAAATGAAGCAAATGCTACAGTATGTGTTGCTTGTCAGAATCCGGGTAAACCGAGTCAACCCACCTCTGCTGTTCCAGCACCTGCGTCTTTTAAGTTTAGTACTTCAGAGACCAGCAAAGCTCCAAAGAGTGGATTTGAAGGAATGTTCACCAAGAAGGAAGGACAGTGGGATTGTAGTGTTTGCTCTGTGCAAAATGAGAGTTCTTCCTTGAAATGTGTGGCTTGTAATTCCTCTAAACCAACTCATAAACATATTGCAGAAGCTCCTTCAGCCTTCACACTGGGCTCAAAGACTAAGTTAAATGATTCTTCTGGAAGTCAGGTTGGAACAggatttaaaagtaatttttcagaaaaagcttttaaatttgGTACTACAGAACAAGGATTTAAATTTGGGCATGTAGATCAAGAAAGTACACCTTCATTTACATTTCAGGGTTCTTCTAATACAGATCCTAAGTCAACAAAAGAAGGATTTAGTTTTTCTGTCCCTGTGTCTGCTGATGGGTTTAAATTTGGCATTCAGGAGCCTGGAAATCaagagaagaagaatgaaaagccCCTTGAAAATGACACTGGTGTTCAGGCTCAGGATATCAGTAATCAGAAGAATGGTAATGGTGTGATTTTTGGTCAAACTGGTAGCACATTTACCTTTGCAGATCTTGCAAAATCAACTTCAGGAGAAGGATTTCAGTTTGGCAAAAAAGATCCTAATTTCAAGGGATTTTCAGGTGCGGGAGAAAAATTATTCTCATCACAAAGCAGTAAAATGGCTGATAAAGCTGACACTTCTGCTGACCTTGAGAAAGATGATGATGCCTATAGAACCGAGGACAGTGATGACATCCATTTTGAACCAGTGGTTCAGATGCCTGAAAAAGTGGAACTTGTAACAGgagaagaagatgaaaaagttctttaTTCACAGCGGGTAAAATTATTTAGATTTGATGCTGAGATAAGTCAGTGGAAAGAAAGGGGTCTGGGGAACCTAAAAATTCTCAAGAATGAAGTCAATGGCAAGCTGCGAATGCTAATGCGAAGAGAGCAGGTACTGAAAGTATGTGCCAACCATTGGATAACAACTACAATGAACCTGAAGCCTCTCTCTGGGTCTGATAGAGCATGGATGTGGTTAGCGAGCGATTTTTCTGATGGTGATGCCAAACTAGAGCAGCTGgcagcaaaatttaaaacaccaGAGCTGGCTGAAGAATTCAAGCAGAAATTTGAGGAATGCCAGCGACTTCTATTAGATATACCACTTCAAACTCCTCATAAACTTGTAGACACTGGCAGAGCTGCCAAGTTAATCCAGAGAGCGGAAGAAATGAAGAGTGGATTAAaagatttcaaaacttttttgaCAAATGATCAAACTAAAGTAACTGATGGAGAGAATGAGAGCTCTGATGGTGGTGCTGCCAGTGCCTCTGATACAACTAACAAGCCAAACCCCGAAAACACGGGGCCCACACTGGAGTGGGACAACTATGATTTAAGGGAAGATGCTTTGGATGATAGTGTGAGCAGTAGTTCAGTACATGCTTCTCCATTGGCAAGTAGCCCTGTGAGGAAAAATCTCTTCCGCTTTGGTGAGTCAACAACAGGATTTAACTTCAGTTTTAAATCTGCTTTGAGTCCATCTAAATCTCCTGCCAAGTTGAATCAGAGTGGAACCTCAGTTGGCACCGATGAAGAATCTGATGTTActcaagaagaagagagagatggacagtACTTTGAACCTGTCGTACCTTTACCTGATCTAGTGGAAGTGTCCAGTGGTGAGGAAAATGAACAAGTTGTTTTTAGTCACAGAGCAAAACTCTATAGGTATGATAAAGATGTTGGTCAGTGGAAAGAAAGAGGCATTGGTGATATAAAGATTTTACAGAATTATGATAATAAGCAAGTTCGCATAGTGATGAGAAGGGACCAGGTATTAAAACTTTGTGCCAATCACAGAATAACTCCAGACATGACTTTGCAAAATATGAAAGGGACAGAACGAGTGTGGGTGTGGACTGCCTGTgattttgcagatggagaaagaaaagtagaacatTTAGCTGTCCGTTTTAAACTACAGGATGTTGCAGATTcgtttaagaaaatatttgatgaagCAAAAATAGCCCAAGAAAAAGATTCTTTGATAACCCCTCATGTTTCTCGTTCAACCACTCCCAGAGAGTCACCATGTGGCAAAATTGCTGTAGCTGTATTAGAAGAGACCACAAGAGAGAGGACAGATTTAATTCAGGGTGATGACACAGCAGATGCAACTTCAGAAGTTGGAGAAGCATCTAGCACatctgaaacaacaacaaaagcagtaGTTTCTCCTCCAAAGTTTGTATTTGGTTCGGAGTctgttaaaagtatttttagtagcgaaaaatcaaaaccatttgCATTTGGCAACAGTTCAGCCACTGGGTCTTTGTTTGGGTTTAGTTTTAATGCACCTTTGAAAAATAACAGTAGTGATGCCAGTTCAGTAGTCCAGAGTGAATCTGAAAGAAAAGTGGAACCTAATTGCGAAGAGACGAAGAATTCAGATAGCAAACAGTCTTCAGATGGCAAAGTCAAAAATCTTTTTGCTGCTTTTCCAAAAGAAGAGTCCTCAACtaattacacatttaaaacacCAGAAAAGG gatttaattttagcctttttaAATCTAATCCAATGGCTTTTTGGACCAGCATCCCTTCCTCACAGCCTGAGAACAAAG